GCATTTTTAACTTCTAAAACTTTTCTCATAATGAAAACTTCTGAAATAATAAATGCTATAATATATACTGCATAGATTAGTAGTATTGAAGTCTGCCTAATACTACTCCAATCCAATTTCCCCTCAATATAAGTTTTACCATAAACCTTTACTTCTCTTATGTCAAACATAAAATTGTTTGTAAAAATGTGTAGGAAGTTACTTCCAATAATCATATATATAAGAATCAATATGAGAGTTAATATAATTAAACCTTTAAGAAAACTTTTAGTCGTTTTTTTCAATAACATATCCCTCCCCCCAAACGGTCTTGATATAATGGGGATTTTCAAAAGAATCTCCTAATTTTATCCTTAAATTTCGGATATGGGTTGCCACACTATTGTAAGCCATATTATAATAGTCATCTCCAGTAATACTCTTATAAATCCACTCGGATGAAAGTTTTTTGCCAATATTCATCAACAATAATGTTAATATTTCAAACTCTGTTGTTGTTAAATCTATCTTCTTTCCTTTCACATAGCAATCTCGGGTCTCCAAGTTCAGCTGTAGATCCTTGTATTGAAATATCATTTTCTGCTTTTTGTCAAGCTCTTCATATACTTCTATTCTGCGTAACAATGCCTTTACCCTAGTCACTAGCTCTAGAGGATTAAAAGGCTTTTTGATGTAATCATCACTTCCTAACATCAATCCCTTAATAACATCTAAATCTTCATTTTTGGCCGTAACTAAAACTACAGGATAATAATATTTCTCCCTTATTTTTGTTAACATAGTCAAACCATCTATTTTAGGCATCATAATATCCAAAATTAAGGCTTTAGGAATATTATCTTCTAAGTACTCCATAGCATCTTGAGATTCATAAAAAACAACCACCTCAAATCCTTCGTTGGTTAAATACAAAGCTATTAAATCAGCTATTTCTTTTTCATCATCCACAACAACTATTTTTCCCATAGATTATCCCCCCTACACCAATACTCCAAAAAAAACACTACATTACATTACCTTAAGGATTTGTTATGTTATTATAGGAATAAAATCATCTCTTTTTGCACCTATATTATATCATTAAATATAATTGATTATATAATGAAATCTATTATTTCATCTATTAATTGAAACATACTAATCTAAAACCTTTACACACCCAGTCATAGCTTGTCTCCAATCAGCCTTCGCCAACACTAGTCTCCTTGGGCAGACCTGGCATTAGTGATACCATTTGTCTATTTCGATACCTCGTTCCTTATAAGCAAAGTAACCACCTCAACGTGTGTCGTCTGGGGAAACATATCTACTGGCTGCACTTCTACAACTTTATACCCTCCTTCAACCAAATAAGCTAAATCTCTAGCTAAGATAGCTGGATTGCAAGATACATAAATAATTTTTTCCGGAGCCATATTTACCATAGTTTCTAATACACTTTCTTCGCAGCCT
This portion of the Keratinibaculum paraultunense genome encodes:
- a CDS encoding response regulator transcription factor: MGKIVVVDDEKEIADLIALYLTNEGFEVVVFYESQDAMEYLEDNIPKALILDIMMPKIDGLTMLTKIREKYYYPVVLVTAKNEDLDVIKGLMLGSDDYIKKPFNPLELVTRVKALLRRIEVYEELDKKQKMIFQYKDLQLNLETRDCYVKGKKIDLTTTEFEILTLLLMNIGKKLSSEWIYKSITGDDYYNMAYNSVATHIRNLRIKLGDSFENPHYIKTVWGEGYVIEKND